Proteins found in one Orcinus orca chromosome 11, mOrcOrc1.1, whole genome shotgun sequence genomic segment:
- the LOC101274846 gene encoding olfactory receptor 8S1-like has product MLFVLFLGIYLLTLIGNLMMILLIRADSHLHMPMYFFLGHLSFLDICYSLVTVPKMLQNFLSQKKTISVWGCITQSFFFMISGITESCLLSAMAYDRYAAMCHPLLYTVVMNRPLCTAIVGTAWVMGFLNSLVNHLCVQNLQFYGPNIISHFSCELPSHFPLSCSDTTPNTILLARFFAFLGLVTLPLILFSYSKIILAILSTSSSKSQGEAFSTRYSHLTVVLLFYGTALFRYISSFSGPVL; this is encoded by the coding sequence ATGCTCTTTGTTCTCTTCCTGGGGATTTACCTCCTGACCCTGATAGGGAACctgatgatgatcctgttgatcAGGGCTGATTCTCACCTCCACATGCCCATGTACTTCTTCCTTGGACATTTATCTTTCCTAGACATATGCTACTCTTTAGTCACTGTGCCCAAGATGCTGCAGAATTTCCTATCTCAGAAGAAAACCATTTCGGTGTGGGGCTGCATTACCCAGAGtttctttttcatgatttctGGAATCACTGAGAGCTGCTTGCTCTCTGCTATGGCCTATGACCGCTATGCTGCCATGTGTCACCCTCTGCTCTACACCGTGGTCATGAATAGACCTCTCTGCACTGCAATCGTTGGTACAGCATGGGTGATGGGGTTTCTGAACTCACTAGTGAATCATCTTTGTGTTCAGAACTTACAGTTCTATGGTCCCAATATCATCTCCCATTTCAGTTGTGAACTTCCTTCACACTTCCCTCTGTCCTGCAGTGATACCACACCTAACACCATCCTGCTGGCTAGGTTTTTTGCATTTCTAGGACTTGTGACACTTCCCCTGATTCTCTTCTCTTACTCAAAAATTATTCTTGCCATTCTAAGTACCTCTTCCTCTAAAAGCCAAGGTGAAGCCTTCTCCACCCGCTACTCCCATCTCACCGTGGTGCTCTTGTTCTATGGGACGGCTCTATTCAGGTACATCAGCTCCTTTTCAGGACCAGTACTGTAG